One Gemmatimonadota bacterium genomic window, GAACGTGCCGTCGTCCATGTTGGCGACGCTGCTCGTGGAGAACGGCCGACCGTGGCTGCACGGGCTCGCCGCAGCGATGTCACTGCCATGGTGGCTCGACGGATTCTTGATTGACGGAGTGTATCTCGCCACGGCGTGGGTGATCGCCGTGATGCTGCCACCGATGGCGATCTTCTTCCCGCTGTTCACGCTGCTGGAAGACTTCGGGTACCTGCCCCGGGTGGCGTTCAATCTCGACTCGATGTTCCAGAAAGCCGGTGCGCATGGCAAGCAGGCGCTTACGATGTGCATGGGCTTCGGTTGCAACGCCGCGGGCGTCGTCGCTACGCGGGTCATCGACTCCCCGCGCGAGCGCCTCATCGCGATCATCACCAACAACTTCTCGCTCTGCAACGGGCGATGGCCGACACAGATTCTCATCGCGACGATCTTCATCGGGGCGCTCGCTCCCTCGCGGCTCGGCGGCCTGGTGAGCGCGAGCGCCGTGGTCGGCATCGCGCTGCTCGGCATCGTGATGATGTTCTTCTCGTCGTGGATTCTGTCTCGGACGGTGCTGCGCGGAGAGGCCTCGACTTTCAGCCTCGAGCTGCCGCCGTACCGCCCGCCCCGTGTGCTGCAGACACTCTATACGTCGGTCATCGACCGGACCCTGATCGTACTCTGGCGCGCCGTGATCTTCGCGATTCCGGCCGGTGCGGTCATATGGCTCATATCGAACATCTCGGTCGGTGGCCTGACCCTCGCGCACCACGCGGTGGGGTGGCTGGACCCGGTCGGCCTTCTGCTCGGGATGAACGGCGTCATCCTGCTCGCTTACGTCGTAGCGATCCCGGCGAACGAGATCGTCATCCCGACGATCCTGATGCTGACCGTTCTCACGGGCGCTGGGGCGGGAGGCGAGGGGGCTGGCGTGATGTTCGAGTTCGGCAGCGTGAGCGTGACCGGGGATCTGCTCCGAGGTGGAGGTTGGACGCTGCTGACCGCCGTGAGCCTCATGCTGTTCAGCCTACTGCACAACCCGTGCTCCACGACGATCTACACGATCTACAAGGAGACACGAAGCGCGAAGTGGACCACGGTCGCGACGCTCATGCCGGTCGTGATGGGCGTCACCGTCTGCTTCCTGGTGACCCAGGTCTGGAGACTGCTCGGGGCATAGGCGATCTTGTCGGCTCCCGCAGCGGGATGTGCATCTCCACGAGGTCGGCTAGCCCGCCACGGGACGCGGGGAGGTGCGGTGGCGGTGTCTTCCATGAAGGGACTGCGTCGCATACCTTAGTTGAGAGTCAATTTCATTCTCAGGTAGGGTCGCCCGTGGACACAGCTGTCCAGCTTCCGACAGTCCCCGTAACCGCTTTAGGCGGGGCGGTTGGGGAGCTGCGTCTCGGCCAGGTGCCCCTGCGTCAGACGGTGGAGCTCGTCAGCATCGATTTGCCTCCGGACCAGGCCGAGCCCCTACTCGAGCGTGGAATCCTTCCGGGATGTCGCATCTGCCCCGTCCGCTCGTCTCCGGCCGGAGACCCGATCATCTCCATCGACGGCTCGATAATAGCGCTTCGTAAGGAGACCGCCGCGTGTTTGTGTGTGCGTCTCCTCAATCAGTTCCGGGACGCGGACTGAGGCTAGCAGCCCTCCATTGGCTGAGCTGCACGCTGTCCTGGAAGGCGGACGCGTTGCCTCCGGTGTCGCCGTCCAAGAAGTAGCCCAGACACCGCTCGTCGCCCTGATCGGGCCGCCCAACTCGGGCAAGACCACCCTCTTCAATCAGCTTACCGGTCTCCGGCAGAAGGTCGCCAACTATCCCGGAGTCACCGTCGAGAAGAAGGTTGGCAAGGTCGCGTTACCGGACGGTGGAGAACTCGACCTCGTCGACCTGCCGGGTGTCCACGGATTCTCTGCGCGGACGCTTGACGAGAGGATCACGCGAGACGTGCTCGAAGGACGGGTCGAGGGCATCCGCGCTCCTGATGCACTTGTGCTCATCGTCGACTCCACGCGCCTCGAGAGCCAGCTCATGCTGGTCGAGCCCGTGCTCGAGCTCGAGTTGCCGACGCTGCTCGTGCTCAACATGTCAGACGAGTTGGAGGAGCGTGGCGGGCGAGTGGACGACGCTCCCTTGGCAGAGCGCCTGGGCGTGAAGGTCGTGCGCACCAGCGCCCGCACCGGTTTTGGGATGGATGCGGTGCGGGAGTTCCTTGCGGCGGATGTGGCCGTCGCCGACCCCGCAAGCGCTGTGCGGCAGCGGACCCTGACCAACGTTCCCCGAGGTGTCGCCCTGCCGATGGTGGACGTGTTCAAGGCTCGGCGAGCGAGGGTCCGCGAAGTCGTCGAGGAGGCGGGCTTCAGGCCGCCAGGTCCGTCCCACCTCAGCGACCGCTTGGACCACCTGTTCTTGCACCGGGTCTGGGGCCCTCTGGTCTTCCTCGCCGTGGTCGTCCTGGTTTTCCAGTCGATCTTCACGTGGGCGGTGCCGCTCATGGACGGTGTCGAGTTCGTCGTCGGCGCATCGGGCGGCTGGTTGACCGCGAACCTGCCCGACACATGGTTTCGATCGCTGCTCGTGGACGGTGTGTGGGCGGGTGTCGGGTCCGTGGTGATCTTCTTGCCGCAGATCCTCGTCCTCTTCCTCTTCCTGGGGGTGTTGGAGGACTCCGGGTACATGGCGCGCGCGGCCGTCATCGCGGACCGTATGATGTACCGGGTCGGGCTCCAGGGCAGGGCGTTTCTGCCGCTGCTGTCGGGTTATGCCTGCGCAGTGCCGGCCATCCTCGCCGCGCGCACGGTCGAGGACGAGCGGGACCGCCTCGCGACGATCTTCGTGACGCCCTTCATGACGTGCTCGGCACGGTTGCCGGTGTACGCTTTGCTGATCGCGGCCTTCATCCCGGACGAGCCGCTCCTCGGTCCAATCATGGGAAAGCGGGCCGCTGTGTTGCTCGGGCTATATGGCCTCGGAATCGTCGCGGCGATCAGTACAGCCTTCCTACTCAAACGCACGCTGCTCAAGGCCGAGCCGACGGCGTTCCTGATGGAGCTGCCACCATACCGCATCCCATCGCTCCGGTCGCTCGGGCTTCGGCTCCTGGACCGGAGCGGGATCTTCTTGAAGCGCGTCGGAAAGGTCATCTTCACTGTCGCGATCGTGCTGTGGACGCTGACGCAGTTCCCGCGCACCGAGCTTGGTCCGCCGCTGATCGAAGACAGTGTGCTCGCGAGCATCGGCCACGTCATCGAACCGGTGATCGCGCCCCTTGGCTTCGACTGGAAGATCGGCGTGGGCTTGGTGACCTCGCTCGCCGCTCGCGAGGTGATCGTGGGTACGCTTGGGACGATTTACGGAGTTGAGGGGGCGGGCGACGAGTCGTTCGCGTTGCAGGATGCGCTCGCCGAAGCCATGACACCGGCGGCCGCGATCGGGCTGCTGATCTTCTTTGCGTTCGCGCTTCAGTGCATGTCGACCGTCGCGGTCATGCGGCGCGAAACAGCCGGATGGAAATGGCCCGTGCTCCAGTTCACGTACATGCTCGTGCTCGCGTACGCGGGCGCGTTCATCGCCGTTCGCGTCTTCTAGGCGCGGCCCGCTTCACGCCAGGCACGGGCCGCTAGACTGCCGCCGCCTTCCACTTCCCACGCTCGAAGAGGGTGCCGCTGACGACTGCCAGTACCTTCCATCGGCCTGCCAGCACCGCGTATACTACGGTAGCCGAACGGGAGGTGCCGCTCCTGCCTGCGCGTCCATTCGTCCCCCATCTCCATCGATGGAAAGAAGCTGATGAGAAAAAGCATTCTGACCGTCTCGACCGTGCTGTTCCTCGCTGTCCCGGCTGTGGTTTCGGCGCAGGGACTTGGCATCGCCGCGCGCGCGGGCACACTGGGCGTGGGTGCCGAAATAGCACTCGGGCTCACGAACTGGTTTGTCGTCCGCGGCGGTGCCGGACTCATGCCATTCGAGCCGAGTACGAGCATCGAGGATATCGACGTCACGCTCATATTGCCTGAGTGGTTCAACGTCGGCGTGGACGTTTATCTCGGCGGTTCGTTCCGGATCGGCGGAGGCGTGCTGTTCAAGTCCGACGACCCCAGGGTCGAGGGCAACTTCACCACGGACCAAGACATCGGTGGGCGGTCCTTCACGCCCGCGGAGCTCGGTACGCTCACTGGTGTCCTCTCTTCAAGAGATAGGGCGCCATACGCGCTGATCGGTTTCGGCAATCATATCTCCTCAGGCATCGGGCTCTTCTTGGACCTCGGCGTGGCGTTCCTAGGTGAACCTGAGATCAACCTGTATGCCACGGAGGGTACGTTCCTGGATCGGGCCGAGCTAAACTCTCGCTTGGCCGCCGAGGCTCGCGACTGGGAGGAGTCGGCCGGTTCGTACCTGAACTATTGGCCAATCTTCAACCTCGGGGTGCGCATCGGCCTTGGCGGCTGATCCGTTCATACCGAAGGGCGGAACGGGTGCCCGCGCGGCTTCAGCCGAGCGAGCGTTCTCTCGTCAGGGGTTGGATGGCACCTGGGGCACACCTGTTCGGGACGATACGCGGGAGGCCACTATTGCGAACAGCGCGAGGAAAACCGGCTCGATCACGAACTTGAAGCGCAGGTTCTCCCCCAGCTCCATGGCGCATGCTATCACGATCGTGTAGGAGACGATCGTGGCCATGAAGAGCGGTGCCGCGTCATGGCGGATCCGTTCCAGAGCGTCCCGGGGACGCAGTTTACGCGTAAGCTGAAAGCCGTAGAGCAATAGCACGGCTGGAAAGAGTAGGAAGTAGAACGACCCGTAATAGCCTCTGCCGAGGGAGTTCTCCAGGCGTGCCACGAGCGGTCGGCCGAGGATCGTTTGCTCGACCGCAACGTGCAGCCTGATGTGATCCCGGTTGTCCGCCAGGTGCGCGAAGTCCGTCGAGGGTGTGGCAAAGTTTCCGTATGCGGTGATCACGTTGCGCAGGTACTGAGTCGGCGTGGCCTTGATGAGCAGCACTGCGCTAGAGCGGTAGTCCCTGGAAATCGCCGGGATGTTGATGTTGTGCGAGTCGTTCCCGGACAGCACCGGAATCGGGCTCTCTTCGTCGTATCCGAGGCGGCGGTATTCGATGGGTGCCGCGAAGGCCTCGACGCGCACGACGGGGCTCAGTGTGCCACTGTCGTAGAGGTCGTCCAGCACCGCGCTGTCCTGGTCGAAAAGCGCGGTCCTCCAGAGCCCCATTCCGTACCAACTGCTCGCGCCGAAGAAGCCGTATTGAATCTGATTCTTCCCGTACCAGGCGGTCGGTAGAAGCACGAGCACGAGCAGCAGGGCCAACTGCCGGCGCGTCGGTCGTCCGATGAGCAAGAGCGCGAGAGGGACGACCCCGAGCAAGAGGATCAAGTGATAGACGCTTCTGGTCATGATCAACGCGACAACAACGGCGACGAAACCCAGTGCGGCTCGTCCGCCCGCGTCTTCCTGCGCGCGCGTGACCAGATATGCCGCGCTCGTTATGAGAAACGCAGCGGCAGTGGTATACAGCGCGTATGCCTCGAACAGAAAGAGAGCTGGATGGAGCGCGACGCCGAGGCCGGTGACGAGCGCGACACGTGGAGCTCGGGTCACGCGACCGACGATCTGGACGCACAGGCCGGCGATCACCGCGCCGAGGGCGATGTGCAGAGCTTGCAACGCTTGCATGTGCACGGAGCCGAATAGCTTGATCAGCAGCGCGCCCAAGATGTTCCACAGTGGCGGTTGCCCGTGCATGTACCAGATGCTTTCAGCCGCACGGGTGCGTAGTAGCTCCGTCGGCAAACTCTGCCAGAACCAGCCCCACTTATCGGGGCCGAAGTCGTGAACGATCGTGACCCCGAGAACGAGCCAGTACAGCACCGCGACCACGACGTGCACGGTGCCCACGAGCACCGTGGAGCGTTTGAGCGTGTCGTGGTCGTAAGGCATGGCAGAAGATAGTGTTAGAGGATGTCCGCCCAAGCCACTGAACATCGATTCGTAGCGACGCAGTCCTCCGGAGAGGTGTCAGCGATTCTCGTGCGTCCTGAGACGGCTCGCGCTCTCTATAGTGTTCGGGCATGGGGCCGGCGCGGGTATGCGACACGTCTTCATGGAGACCGTAACCGAGAAGCTGGCGGAGCTGGGCATCGCGACGTTCCGATACCACTTCCCGTACATGGAAGCCGGCCGGAGAGGGCCGAACCACGCGCCGATCCTCTTGAAGACGGTGCGCTCCGCGGTGGCCGAGGCCGCATCGCTCGAGCCCGAGCTCCCTCTGCTGGCTGGAGGGAAGTCGATGGGTGGGCGCATGACTTCTGCCGCGGCCTCGACCCAGCCTCTGCCAGGTGTGCTCGGACTCGCCTTTTTCGGCTTTCCACTGCACGCGCCCGGCCAGGACTCCGATGAGCGGGGCGCTCACCTCGCGGACGTCGGCCTCCCGATGCTCTTCCTGCAGGGTACCAGAGACAGGCTCGCGAGACTCGACCTGCTCAAGCCGTTGCTGGGACGCGTGAAGCCGCGTCCGACGCTCCACGTGGTGGAGAGCGCCGACCACGGCTTTCACGTCACCAAGAAGTCCGGCCGCACCGACGAAGAGGTCCTCGACGAGATGTGCTCTCGCTTCTCCGACTGGATCTCGGAACTGGCCTAATCTGCGCTCAGCGCCTGTACCGGGTCGGTCCGCGATACCCGCTGGGCCGGGAGGTACAAGCCGACGAACGAGACCGCGGCGAGCACGAACGTCACCCCCCCGAATATCGCGGGGTCGGTGGGGCTCACACCGATTAGAATCCCTGACATCGCGCCACCCATCGCGAACGCGAGCCCAAGCCCGATCACGAGCCCGAACACAGCTCGCTTGGCTCCCTGGCTCACGACCATGCGCACGGTGCCGCCCCAGTTGGAGCCCATGAGCGGGTGGCCCTGCGTCGTGCCGACCGCGCCGACGCCGGGAAGCTCCTCGACGCGTGACGTCACGTCGGCCGTCGAGGCGGAGTAGTGCGATGAACGCTTCCTCCACTTCGTAGCCGTATCGCTCCCGGTACGCCTTTGCATCAGGTTGTGAAGCAGGAGGCGGTAGAACGTGCGTGCGCGGTCGTGGTCGTTCATGCCTGCTCCGGGTCACTCCCCACGTATCTCGCGCGCGCGACGCGCACGAGGGCGGCCAACAGCTCGACCTCCTCATGCAAAGCCGAGCGTCCGCTGCGAGTGATCGCGTAGAACCGACGCTTCCCACCTTCCCTCGGCGCACCCTCTGGCGGATCGACCTCGCGGATCAGGCTCTCGTCGGTCAACTCTCTGAGAGCGCCGTACAGTTTGCCTGGCCAAAGGCGCAGGTGACCCTCGGTACGCTCCAGCACTGTCGATCTGTTGACCCCTGGAGCAGCGGGCGGCATTGTGATCGTCCGGCCCGACGGGGACTTTTTTCTCGCGCCAAACCACGCCTTGGAGATGGACCGAATGACTTCCACGCATTCCCACCCGCGACATCGCTTTCGGCTCGTCCCTACGGCACTCTTGCTCGCCGCGTTGGGGCTCCCGGCGCTCTTGGCCCAGGACGTGCGAGCGCAGCAGACGGATGCTGGCCCTTCGACCGTGGAAAGCCTGTTCCAGGACATGGCCTTCCGGAACGTAGGCCCCTCCAGGGGCGGACGCGTGACGGCTGTAGCGGGGCACCGCGACCACCCCTACACGTTCTACATGGGCGCGACCGGCGGCGGCGTCTGGAAGACCGAGGACTACGGTACGACGTGGCGGCCGATTGCGGACGGCATCCTGGAGACCGGGTCGATCGGCTCGATCCGGGTGGCACGGTCGAACTCGAACGTCGTTTACGTCGGCACCGGCTCGGACGGCATCCGCTCCAATGTGATCGTCGGGCGCGGCGCGTACCGTTCGGACGACGCAGGCGCGACCTGGCGGAAGATCGGCCTCGAGCAGATGGGGCAGATCGGTTCCATCGAGATCCACCCTGAGGATGCCGACGTCGCATACGCGGCGGCGCTCGGGAACCCGTGGGCGAAGAGCATGGACCGCGGCGTCTACCGCACGAGAGACGGCGGCCGGAACTGGGAGCAGGTCCTCTTCACGTCGGACTCCGTCGGCGCGATCGACCTGGAGATCAACCCCGCGAATCCCAACGAGATCTACGCCGCGATGTGGCGCGGGCAGCGCCAGCCGTGGACGATCATCTCGGGCATGCAAGCATCGGGCGGCGAAGACGGTATCTGGAAGTCCACCGACGGAGGCGACACGTGGCGGATCGTCACGCGAGGTCTGCCGACGGGCCTGATCGGGAAGATCGATCTCGCGGTCAGTGCCGACGCGCCGAACCGCGTTTATGCGCTCGTCGAAACGACCGACCCGGACGAAGGACTGTACCGCTCCGACGACTTCGGTGAGAGCTGGACGCTCGTCAGCAACCAGGCGGGCATCATGAACCGCCCGTTCTACTACACGAACGTGGACGTCGACCCAACCGATGCGGACAAGGTCTACGTGAACAACGAAGGCATGTACGCGTCACAGGACGGTGGACTCTCCTTCGATAGCGTAGGCACCCCGCACGGCGACAACCACGATATGTGGATCAACCCCGACAACCCGAACATCTGGATTCAATCCAACGACGGGGGCGCCAACGTCACACTCGACGGTGGCGCGACTTGGTCTACCCAGCACAACCAACCGACCGCCGAGCTCTACCAGGTCGACGTCGACGACCGCTTCCCGTACTGGCTGTACGCGGGTCAGCAGGACAACTCGACGATCATGGTGCCGAGCGATCCACCGGAGGACGGCTCGGCGGGCGGCCACACGGGGAACTGGAAGTCGATCGGTGGCTGCGAGACGGGTCCGGCCGTCCCGAAGCCAGGCGATCCCGACATCGTCTACTCGAACTGCAAGGGCCGCTTCGGCCGCTACAGCCACACCACCGGTCAGGAGAAGCAGTACTACGTGGGCTTCGTGAACCTGTACGGCACGAACCCCGCGGAGCTGCCATTCCGGTTCCAGCGCGTCGTGCCCATCGAGGTGTCGCCGCACGATGCGAGCGTCGTCTACCACGGCTCGCAGTACGTGCACAAGACAACCGACGAAGGAGTCACTTGGGAGCGCATCAGCCCGGACCTCACCGCCTTCCGTCCAGAGCGACAGGTCGTGTCCGGCGAGCCGATCACGCGAGACATTACGGGTGAAGAGCACTACTCGGTGCTGTACGCGATCGAGGAGTCTCCGGTC contains:
- a CDS encoding ferrous iron transport protein A gives rise to the protein MDTAVQLPTVPVTALGGAVGELRLGQVPLRQTVELVSIDLPPDQAEPLLERGILPGCRICPVRSSPAGDPIISIDGSIIALRKETAACLCVRLLNQFRDAD
- the feoB gene encoding ferrous iron transport protein B codes for the protein MAELHAVLEGGRVASGVAVQEVAQTPLVALIGPPNSGKTTLFNQLTGLRQKVANYPGVTVEKKVGKVALPDGGELDLVDLPGVHGFSARTLDERITRDVLEGRVEGIRAPDALVLIVDSTRLESQLMLVEPVLELELPTLLVLNMSDELEERGGRVDDAPLAERLGVKVVRTSARTGFGMDAVREFLAADVAVADPASAVRQRTLTNVPRGVALPMVDVFKARRARVREVVEEAGFRPPGPSHLSDRLDHLFLHRVWGPLVFLAVVVLVFQSIFTWAVPLMDGVEFVVGASGGWLTANLPDTWFRSLLVDGVWAGVGSVVIFLPQILVLFLFLGVLEDSGYMARAAVIADRMMYRVGLQGRAFLPLLSGYACAVPAILAARTVEDERDRLATIFVTPFMTCSARLPVYALLIAAFIPDEPLLGPIMGKRAAVLLGLYGLGIVAAISTAFLLKRTLLKAEPTAFLMELPPYRIPSLRSLGLRLLDRSGIFLKRVGKVIFTVAIVLWTLTQFPRTELGPPLIEDSVLASIGHVIEPVIAPLGFDWKIGVGLVTSLAAREVIVGTLGTIYGVEGAGDESFALQDALAEAMTPAAAIGLLIFFAFALQCMSTVAVMRRETAGWKWPVLQFTYMLVLAYAGAFIAVRVF
- a CDS encoding helix-turn-helix transcriptional regulator, producing MLERTEGHLRLWPGKLYGALRELTDESLIREVDPPEGAPREGGKRRFYAITRSGRSALHEEVELLAALVRVARARYVGSDPEQA
- the feoB gene encoding ferrous iron transport protein B; protein product: MPILAASACGSCAQHRTQSLVRLGLNPGKWDYLVALAGNPNVGKSTVFNALTGLRQHTGNWPGKTVVRAEGAFEHEGKRVKVVDLPGTYSLQAGSVDEEVARDFILFGRPDVTVVVVDATRLERNLNLVFQIREITDRVVVFLNLIDEARRHGIAIDAKKLEKELGVPVVQGVARESVGIDDLLDAVHEVATGAGSRQQMHIARHAPRVERAIAGLVPVIERVFPEVPNPRWVALRLLNADEAVMEAVRTGELGQLSRDDSGELVDLAPEPGREQVLDTAMRLRWDLPPDFHDVVTQRAYEAAEEVASRVQLGGLKKAGFAFDRKLDAWLTSRVFGFPLMLLILAVVFWITIEGANVPSSMLATLLVENGRPWLHGLAAAMSLPWWLDGFLIDGVYLATAWVIAVMLPPMAIFFPLFTLLEDFGYLPRVAFNLDSMFQKAGAHGKQALTMCMGFGCNAAGVVATRVIDSPRERLIAIITNNFSLCNGRWPTQILIATIFIGALAPSRLGGLVSASAVVGIALLGIVMMFFSSWILSRTVLRGEASTFSLELPPYRPPRVLQTLYTSVIDRTLIVLWRAVIFAIPAGAVIWLISNISVGGLTLAHHAVGWLDPVGLLLGMNGVILLAYVVAIPANEIVIPTILMLTVLTGAGAGGEGAGVMFEFGSVSVTGDLLRGGGWTLLTAVSLMLFSLLHNPCSTTIYTIYKETRSAKWTTVATLMPVVMGVTVCFLVTQVWRLLGA